Genomic window (Candidatus Binatus sp.):
CGATAGAATCAAAAACTCGGCTCGTGACGGACAGTTCAACCGTGAGGCAAAGAGACCTCCAGCTCTTCAGAAAATTGCTCGAAGGCCGCAAACGCGACATTCTCCAGGAATCGGAGCGCGCGGTCGGCACCATGAACCACGAGTCGGAAGAGGCCTGCGCCGACCCGACCGATCGGGCCGCGCTCGAATCGGATCGCAATTTCCTGCTGCGGATGCGCGATCGCGAGCGCAAGTTGCTCAGCAAAATCAGCGAGGCATTCGCGCGAATCGAAGACGGCTCGTACGGACAATGCGAGGAATGCGGCGGCGAAATCGGGATCGAGCGGCTCAGGGCGCGCCCCGTCACCACGCTTTGCATCGCATGCAAATCCGCACAGGAAGCGCGCGAGCAGAAGATCTGAGTACGCCTCCAACCCGGAAAATCGCACACTGCTATGAAAGTAAATAAGGCGGTCATTCTCGCGGCCGGGATGGGCACGCGGATGCTTCCGTCGTCGAAGGTGATCGCCAAGGAACTTTTGCCGGTGGTGGATACACCGGCGATTCAGGTCGTCGTCGAGGAGGCGGTCGCCTCCGGCATCGCGGAAATCATTCTTGTCATCAGCCCCGGCAAGACCACCGTCGCCGACCACTTCGAGCCCAACGCGGAACTCGAGCGCTATCTCGAAGCCCGCGACAAACGCGACATCCTTGAACTCGTCCGACGCAGCAACAATCCGGCCAGGATCACGATCGCCGAACAGCACCGTCCGCTCGGCCTCGGCCATGCAGTGCTGCAAGCGCGCGAGGCGGTCGGCGACGAACCGTTCGCCGTGATGCTCCCCGACGACATTTTCGATTGCCCGCGGCCGTGCCTGCGCCAGCTCCTGGACGTGGCCGAGACCCGTGACGCGCCGGTGGTCGCGCTGCTCAAGGTCGCGCGCAGCGAGATCTCGAAGTACGGCATCGTCGATTTGAAAGCCGTCGGCGAGCGGACTTACGAACTGCGTGGGATGGTCGAGAAGCCGGCGCCCGAAAAAGCGCCGAGCGAATTCGCAATCATGGGCCGCTACGTGCTGACGCCCGACATCTTCGAACTGCTGGCCGCGGGCAAGCCGGGCGCTGGAGGCGA
Coding sequences:
- the dksA gene encoding RNA polymerase-binding protein DksA codes for the protein MRQRDLQLFRKLLEGRKRDILQESERAVGTMNHESEEACADPTDRAALESDRNFLLRMRDRERKLLSKISEAFARIEDGSYGQCEECGGEIGIERLRARPVTTLCIACKSAQEAREQKI
- a CDS encoding UTP--glucose-1-phosphate uridylyltransferase, which codes for MKVNKAVILAAGMGTRMLPSSKVIAKELLPVVDTPAIQVVVEEAVASGIAEIILVISPGKTTVADHFEPNAELERYLEARDKRDILELVRRSNNPARITIAEQHRPLGLGHAVLQAREAVGDEPFAVMLPDDIFDCPRPCLRQLLDVAETRDAPVVALLKVARSEISKYGIVDLKAVGERTYELRGMVEKPAPEKAPSEFAIMGRYVLTPDIFELLAAGKPGAGGEIQLTDALMALAGRRKIYGYEFEGVRYDLGDRVGFISAQIGFGLKRADLAERLRAYLKSVISQ